The Acidimicrobiales bacterium sequence CTGGTCGACTCCACCCTGCTCTGGATCCGGGATGGGGTCGAGTACCGGCTCTCCGGCCCCGAGCTCACGCTCGAACGTGCGGTCGAGCTCGCGGCCACCCAGCCCTAGATCACCCAGGCTTCGGGCTCAGGTGTCCGACGCCGCCCGCGAGATTTCGTCTCACGTAATGCGACATGCGACAAGCGGCGGGCCGGTGTGGTTGTCGCATGTCGCACTACGTGGGACTGATGTACTCCGGCACCCGCAACTGCCCTGTCACACGGCCGTTCTACGGTCGGACCATGAACTGGCGAACGAGGATGCCCTACCGACCCGAGGTCACCGGAATCCTGCTGCGCTACGCGCTGCTGGACGTGATGCACGGGGTGACCCAGCCCACGTCGGTGGACGAGATCGTGCACGCGATCGAGCGACTCGGCGTGACGATTCCCGAACGCAAGGGCAAGTGGGTGTCGGACGCGCTGCGCACCGAACACAAGAAGGGCCGGATCATCCGGGTCGGGCGCAACCGATACGTGGGCACCGAGATCCCGCGGTCCACCCGCTATCGGGCCAAGCGGGCGATTCGCGACCACCGAGCCCGGGTGGAGGGAACCTTCTGGGAGAACGTCGGGTAGGAGGCCCGGAGGTTCTCACATGTCCACGACCGCACCGACTCGTCGCCGATTCCTGACCGCCGCCGTCGCCCTGCCCGTGGTGGGCGCGGCGGGCGCGGCACCGTTCGTCCTCGATCGGCTCAGGGAACCGGGCATCGAGACGAATCGCACCCAGGAGCTGCGGATCACCTCGAACAACGGCCGCTACGAGGCCTGGGCCGATCCCCTCCCGGAGGGCGCGACGATCTACGCACCCGGGCCCCGCAGCCAGTCGACCATCACGGTGCGGGACAGACTGACCGGAGCGGACCGCACCCTGACGCTCCAGCGGAATCTCGAGCCGGAGGCGTTCTCTCCCGACGGCTCGACCCTTTTCGCGATCGACCATCGTCCGGCACTGGCACCGGAGATCTACCAGGTGAGCACCATCGACGTCGCGGCGGGTGCCGTCACCGACACACTGGGCCCGCGCAAGCTCGAACTGATCGAGGAGATGCGGGGCGAGGGCCGTCAACAGGTGTGGTCACCCGCGGGCGACCAGCTCTACACGCTCTACATCCGCCAATGGCACGATCACGCCCGTCACTCCGATGACACGCACGACGAGATCCACTTCACGGACGCGTTCGTGCATGTCCTGGACGTCGCGAACGACTGGGCCCTGTGCGTCGAACTGCCCGACGGAATCGGCCTCGGGCCGGCCGGGTCGACGGCGATCATCATCGACGAGACCGGCACGACGATCACGGTGGTCGATGATGCGCTCGGTGCCCGGGTCGACGTCACCCGCCTCGAGGACGAGGGTGCCTTCGCGGTGGGCGGTCTCACCCGGTTCGGCTGATCGACCGCACGAGCCACTCGGCGCCCGGCTTGGCCGGGAGCCCACCCGGCGCGCCGCAGGCGATGGTCGGCACGGCCCGGCCCGGCTCGACCTCGACACCCCATGACCCGGACGGGGCCGCGACCACCGCGGACCCGTCGACGACCGCAACCGTGCGGCGCTGCTCGTCGAAACCCCAGTCGTCCGCCTCGGCGAAGGCCGCCCGCTCGGCCATCTGGGCGACGCCCGGCGCCGCCCCGATCCACCCGCGACAGCGATGGGCGAGCGAACTCGGTGGGGCCGAGTGATGGAGGATCGCCATCATCTCGTCGGCGCTGACCATGCCCCACATCCGACCGTCGGGCAGGGTCAGGCCGGTGGGGGCCATCCGGTGGCCGCCGGTGTGGGAGACCCGCCGAACCGACGTCCAGCCCCGATCGGCGAGCTGGGCGCACAGCGCGGCCCCCCGGGAACCGCAGCACACGTCGTGGCTTCCCTGGGTGCACAGGAGGAGCTCCCGCTGCGGGGTGCGGTCGACGACGGACGCGGGCTCGGCATCGGGACCGTCGACCAGCAGCGCCGTGAGGAGGTCGCCGACCCGATCGGGCGCCACGTGATGCTCGGCGCGGGCCAACGACGCGCCGTCGACCAGTCGGTGGACGACGACCCGCCCGATACCGTCGGCGAGCGGCACGGCGGCCAGCACCCGTACCCGCCGTCCGGCGGTCTCCGCATCGAGAACCAGCTCGGGCACGGCGGTGAAGCCGTCCTTCGCCCAGACCGGCTTCGGCCAGGGCAGCGGCACGTCGACGACGATCAGCTCGTCGACCCAGAGCGCCGAACCGCCCGGATCGAGCTCGAGCCGCTCGGCATGGGCCGCGCAGCGTTCCGAGACGTCGGCGGGCGGGAGGAGGGAAGCGTCATAGGTCATGGGAGTCATGCGTCAGCCAGAATCGCAGGCAACGGCTCTCGATGCACCACCGCGATCCGTTTCGTCGCCCGCGTCAACGCGACATACAGCGAACGGATGCCCTGACGCTCCTCGGCAACGATGCGGGCCGGCTCCACGATCACTGCAGCATCGACCTCGAGTCCCTTGACCAGACGAACGGGGACCACGGTGACCTGCTGATCGAGCCCGTGGCGGGTCGGCCCGCCCACGGGCATCTCGTGGGCCTCGAATGCGGCGTGGACCTCGTCGACCAACGAGTCCGGCACCACCACCGCCACGTTGCCCTCCGACACCGCACCCAGCTCGGCCCGAACGACCTCGACCAGATCGTCGCGTAGGTCGCGCGCGGCAACGATCCGCGGCGGGTCGCCGTCCTCGCGCACCGGTTGGGGTGGACGCAGGCCGGGGGCGGCGACCGGCAACACCCGGTTGGCGAGCTGCATCGCCGGGCCCGGGATGCGATAGCCGATCGTGAGCTCGCGGGTGCGGGGCGGGCGCTTCTCGGGCAGGGCCGCCACGATCGCGTCCCAACCCTCGTTGGCCCACGCGCCGGTCGCCTGGGCGATGTCGCCGACGACGGTCATCGAGCCGTTGAGTGATCGACGGGCGACCATGCGCAGGTCCATCGGCGAAAGGTCCTGGGCCTCGTCGATGCAGATGTGGCCATAGGTGCGCACCGCGTCCTGGTCGCGCTTGCCGGGCCGGTAGCCGAGCAGGGCCCGCGCCTCGTCGAGCAGCGGCACGTCCGGGAACCGCCAGATGACGTCGTCGGCGTGGCCCGATCGGGGACGGTGCAGACGCTGGATCTCCTCATCGGTGAACCGGCCCCGGTTGGCGGAGCGCAGCAACGCCCGGGAACCGTACAGATCGTGCAGCAGGTGGGCGGGCGACAGCACGGGCCACATCGCGTCGAGCGCCTCCCGCACGGGGATCTCGTGGCGGATTCGCTCGCGCACCGTGGCGGCGTCCACATGGCGCCGGGCGCTCGCGGCCAGCCGCTCGAAGAACAGCTCCTCGACGACCTTGCGCCCGGAGTTGTGTCCCCGGCTGCGCCGCCGGGCCTCCTTGATGATGCCGACCGTCTGCTCGGCGGAGATCCGGAGGTTCTGGACGCCGAAGCCGATCTGGAAGTCGTCCCGCAAGGGCCGTTCGCGATCGTGGACCGCCTGGCTGAGCACCTTGACCATGCGGGCATCGCCCTTGACCCGAGCCGTCGGCTCGCCGTCGAGCTTGTCGACGCGGACCTTCGGCCGCAGCAGGTCCGCGAGCACGGCGATGTCGACCCCGGCCTCGCCGAGCGAGGGCAGCACCTGCTCGATGTAGGCGACGAAGAGGCGGTTGGGGCCGACGACGAGCACGCCCTGGCCCTCCAACGGGAACCGATGGGTGTAGAGGAGGTAGGCCGCCCGGTGCAGCGCCACCACCGTCTTGCCCGTTCCCGGACCGCCCTGCACGACGAGGACCCCGGGCATGTCGGCGCGGATAATCTCGTCCTGCTCTGCCTGGATCGTGGCGACGATGTCACCCAACCGGCCGGTGCGGGACGCCTCGATGGCCGCGATCAGCGCGCCCTGGCCCCGGGTGCTGAGTTCCTCCGCGTCGAC is a genomic window containing:
- a CDS encoding AAA family ATPase, coding for MSDRHPELDAEQAYLDFAYACLEVARERATSATETHDPQQGGTTQHRFERESMIEGAVNRLAQLNLGDRSLVFGRIDFDPEHAEETDERFYIGRLGVWDRAQDPVVVDWRAPVAEPFYRATGREPMGLERRRHFATRGRTLLGLDDELFGDLRDVDAEELSTRGQGALIAAIEASRTGRLGDIVATIQAEQDEIIRADMPGVLVVQGGPGTGKTVVALHRAAYLLYTHRFPLEGQGVLVVGPNRLFVAYIEQVLPSLGEAGVDIAVLADLLRPKVRVDKLDGEPTARVKGDARMVKVLSQAVHDRERPLRDDFQIGFGVQNLRISAEQTVGIIKEARRRSRGHNSGRKVVEELFFERLAASARRHVDAATVRERIRHEIPVREALDAMWPVLSPAHLLHDLYGSRALLRSANRGRFTDEEIQRLHRPRSGHADDVIWRFPDVPLLDEARALLGYRPGKRDQDAVRTYGHICIDEAQDLSPMDLRMVARRSLNGSMTVVGDIAQATGAWANEGWDAIVAALPEKRPPRTRELTIGYRIPGPAMQLANRVLPVAAPGLRPPQPVREDGDPPRIVAARDLRDDLVEVVRAELGAVSEGNVAVVVPDSLVDEVHAAFEAHEMPVGGPTRHGLDQQVTVVPVRLVKGLEVDAAVIVEPARIVAEERQGIRSLYVALTRATKRIAVVHREPLPAILADA
- a CDS encoding sucrase ferredoxin — encoded protein: MTYDASLLPPADVSERCAAHAERLELDPGGSALWVDELIVVDVPLPWPKPVWAKDGFTAVPELVLDAETAGRRVRVLAAVPLADGIGRVVVHRLVDGASLARAEHHVAPDRVGDLLTALLVDGPDAEPASVVDRTPQRELLLCTQGSHDVCCGSRGAALCAQLADRGWTSVRRVSHTGGHRMAPTGLTLPDGRMWGMVSADEMMAILHHSAPPSSLAHRCRGWIGAAPGVAQMAERAAFAEADDWGFDEQRRTVAVVDGSAVVAAPSGSWGVEVEPGRAVPTIACGAPGGLPAKPGAEWLVRSISRTG